The following DNA comes from Anopheles arabiensis isolate DONGOLA chromosome 3, AaraD3, whole genome shotgun sequence.
TGCCCGCCGGTACGTTCGTGCGAAGCGGTTAAATAATTCGATTTTAGAAATCTGCAAACGAGCTGCCGGTGTGGCAAGTTTGCGCTTCGTCACGCCGTGTCGCCGGCCGGCCACCTCCACCTCGTGTGGTCTgcaacgaaagaaagagagcgagataaTGTTTAAAAGATTAATAGACAGAGATACAGAGACACAGCGTGAGCATAAAGAAATGGCTAGAAGGAACATTAATTGCAGCGAATGAATCAAGTTATTAAAACCGCCCCCTTTTCTTGCGAGCTGGCGGAAAAGAAGGGACAACCCTCGATGCAATGCAGCTAGAAAGGGAGggggtggaaaataaatgagTATACAACACTCAAGACGGATAATAGAGGAAACCCTTCCCAACGCAACGTGGAAAGGGTGTGGAGCTTTCAatcaagaaagagagaaaaacggGGGAAAGAAAATACACCTAAGGGAGGGATTAAGCCCGAACCCCCTTCGGGGCGAAGAGAGAACGGTGTGACGGCGTGTAAATGTACAAAAGGAATGACTTTACATTCATTACCATTAACAGGGATTGTGAAATCGAACCCGACACGGGCGAACACGCGAACAAACGGCACAGCGACAAGGCGCCTCCATCCGTCCCGAAGgattcttctctttttctttattattttccaccaAAGGACAAATTACAGTTGTACCCTGCCAGCACCACTTGCAGAAACGCTCGTGCaagaaataattatttatgtgTCGCTCTAACAATCCCGCTTTCTCCGTGATCCGGTGGAAAATCCAACGCAAAAGGGTAATTGACACGCCGCAATTGAAATACAATTGTGCCCTGATGGGATGGGATTTGAAGAAGGAACCGAAGTCAATGCCTTCGGGTCTGCTGGGTTAAATGTGGTGTATTGAGCAAACCGCAATGGGGAAAACAGCTCCGGTACACAAGTAGACGGTAGTGTAAGCTCGGTCGAGAGCAACGCGAGGAACACGGTGATTCGTAATTATAGCAAAAGTGTGTAATTAAATTACTGCTTGTGTGCATGTTCCAGTGCAATTGGGTCGCTTTCTTACTCCTCAATCTTTCTGTGCAACTGCTcactaaaaaagaagaaacgaaaCTCCCATACATGTAATTTAAAAAGTTCCCCTTAAATGCACGCTTACCTTTCCTTCACGTCGCACCAAACGATTCCACACGGTGACGGTTGAAACTTTCCGCCTGCCTCCTTCGTGGGGTGGGGTCGGTTTTTCCGATACGCAAACAGCTCACCCCCATCGGCCGCAATGACCACCGGACGGTGGTGTCGCTCGAACGGTTCCCGCATCGCCGGCTCCTTCCACCGTTCGAACCGGCCCCAGATCGCTCGCTCGAGCGCCACCACCGAGTGGTCCGTCCCGtcgcacaccaccaccccgtCCAGATAGATGGGCCGGCCGAGCAGCATCATTAGCAGGCCGCCCTGCACACCGAGCACGTTCCAGCGGGCCAGCTTATCGCTGCAGGAAACGGAAGCCGTCCGCACGCCCCGGCCCGGTTTCGTGCGGACCGCACCGATCGTTTGCGCCATCAGGTCACCGTGTGCTTCCGGCTCGAGCAGCTTGCCGCCCGTCATTCCCACCGCCGTACGGTCTTCGCCGATGCAACACCCAACGGTCGTTTCTTCACCGGCCCGGTCGGAACACGCTTCGTCGGTTCGTCGTGCCCTTTTCGCGGGCAACAGTGCATCCTCCTCCCGCTCGTATATGCTCGCATCGCCGCACGGACTGTGCGTGGTGAAGAAGTGAAACGAATGGCCGTTCTTCAGCACAAATTTGCCACAACCTCCGCCGGCTACCGTTTGTCGCTCAAATATGCTTTCCTTCGGCTGGCCTTCCTCCGCCAGCAACGCTTGCTCGATCTGTTCGTACAGGTAGCGCACGCAGGCACGGCGGGCTAGCACTTCCGCGTGGCTATCGTGCACACGATCGCCCCGAGGGCTAAGCTCGTTGCCGGGCAAACACTTGGTGCCGGTACCGAGTGCAACCACGCGGATGTCGCTGGGCGCAGCCTGGTGGGCTGGGGTGACGAGCACGATCGCCGACAGGATGGTCCACTCGAACGATTCGTTTGGTTTGCCCGCTTTCGGAAGCTTTGCAAACTGTGCCAAACATTCACGTGCGATACGATTCGCTAAGTTgatatccattttttttttcgtttcgtttttttaacgTGCCTTTAATACACACCTTAAATGCGACTTGTTCCTATCTCCTAACCAAcggaatattttataaaaaaaacaaccaccactGTTAGTGCACAATTACTCCAACTGTTTTAACCTCTTAcagagagtgagtgtgtgaatCAGTATTTTCAAAGCTTATcagtaaattaaaatcaaacgcTGCTTCCTTTCCACCTTCTactcaacacacaaaaaaggcactGAATAACATCCAACCCGTTTTTTTCCCCTAGACAACCGTTTCCGGATTCCAGGCAAACTTGTGCCCAACGCTATCCCTCAGCCCGTTCAGCTGCTTCATCTGCTCGGCCGGAATTTCAAACTCCAGCCCAACGTTCTCCTGGATGTGGTCGCGCGATCGTGCCTTCGGCAGTATGCCAACCTCCTGCTCGATCGCCCAGCGAAGCAGCACCTGGACGGGCGTTTTCTGCAAGCTTTTCGCCACCGATTGGACCGTTTCGTCCTCGCGCAGCTCGGCCGTGTTGGATGAGCCGAGGGACGAGTAGGCCTGCAGAAAGATCCCGTGCTGGCGGCAGAACTCGAGCAGCTCCGGTTGGTAGTAGTACGGATGCCACTCAACCTGGAGGAGGATCGCAAATTAAAGTTTAGAAATTTCATTCTTCTTTCTCACACTCGCTCTGTTCGCTTGTCTCCCGCCGCTACCTGATTCACTGCCGGCACGATCCCTTTACAATCCGCCAGCATCTCTTTCAAGTGTTTCACCGTGTAGTTCGAAACGCCGATCGAACGGAGGCAGCCTTCGCGCTGCAGCTTGCTCAGCGCATTCCAGCTGGCCGCCCGGTACTTTACATTGTCCGGATGGGTGACTTGCATACCTGCCGGAACAAGAGATTTAATCTttggtaagaaaaaaaaccgaaaagcCATTTCCAACGACCACGCTTACCACTCACACCGGGCCAGTGGATGAGGTACAGGTCGAGATAGTCGGTCTGCAAGTTGGCGAGCGACTTGCGCACCATTTGCTCAACAAATGCTTCATCCTTTCCCGACTGAGATACTGCGCAGGGGATAAAAAAGGCAGCTGTTAATCTCGTTCTTGGCTAGTAATAACAGCGACCAGCTGTGCTACTTACTCAGCTTGGAGGTAATGAATATGTCTTCACGCTTCAGATTGTACTTCGGTAGCAGCGTTTTCAGCGCCGTGCCAATGTACTCCTCATTGCGATACACGACCGCAGTATctgtagtggtggtggcggtggtgatggtaagACGTGCAAcagcaaacgaaagaaaaaaataatgcaagtGATACACCTTTATGTAAATTCCTTTCCCCTCTACACATCACCGCCCATTTTGCATACGAACCGATGTGTCGATAGCCGGCTTCTAGAGCATAATCCAGCACCTGGTAAATTAGCTCCTGGCCATGGATTTGGTAGGTACCAACtagaaaacagcaacaaaaaaaagcaccccGTACGGGTGTGTAAGTTTGAGGCAACCATATTCGTATGTTTTCATGTGCGCATTCATTTCCGGCGCTAAACACCGGAAAGCGGGATCGAAGTGAGCTCGAAAGAGTGCTGCAGTTGCGGATCGGAACGGGGAACAGAGCCTGGAGGAGTGAACCCGGAATTCAAATTCCATCTAATGAATAAGTCATGACCGTGGTAGAACAATCTACAGCATACCGGGAGGGTGGGTAAAGTGGTACACCGCTGCAAGGTGGGCCACCACTCTGGACAATCGTAGCAAAATGTAATACTTACAGCCGGCCAGTGGAATGTCGAAGCCCGTATTTAGCTTGAACGTTTTGTTCATGGTTTTAACTTCAACGGAGCGGTTGAAAAAGCGCGTAATAACACTGACCGGGTTGGAAGTCGTACCGAAAATGAGTAACTTTCGCATCCAGAAGCTCACTGCCGGCCCGacacgatacacacacacacacggtagaaccaaaacaacaacaccgcaCGCTGGGAAGCTCTTCCATGCCGGACAGTGTGACATTTCATTTGTCTAATTGGTAgcagttgtatttttttaattaactcAAAATGATAAAACTCCATAAAACACTactattttttcaatttttatgacAAAATCTTTCATTACAGAGTTTTAAAACAGAAATGCAACATTCTGCACCAACCGTCGGTGCCAAACTGCATCAAGAAAGCTGAACATACCGTTTACTCTTTCAAGCAAATGTACAAACGTCAAACCGTTCGTGATAAACAGAATGTgtcaaaaaaaggcaaaacactCCCAGTGTGGaaggggaaagagagagagcaggaaaaggcaaaaatacccccccaaacaagcaaaacattccCAGCGAAAGCAAGTGGCCGTTCGGACGCGGCACACGACCTCGGACACGTCGATAATCTGCTGTGGGGTACTTATAAACAAAACCCGCCCGAACGGTTCCGCTCCTCCACCCGCCGACTGCCAG
Coding sequences within:
- the LOC120903355 gene encoding tRNA-specific adenosine deaminase 1 isoform X1 encodes the protein MDINLANRIARECLAQFAKLPKAGKPNESFEWTILSAIVLVTPAHQAAPSDIRVVALGTGTKCLPGNELSPRGDRVHDSHAEVLARRACVRYLYEQIEQALLAEEGQPKESIFERQTVAGGGCGKFVLKNGHSFHFFTTHSPCGDASIYEREEDALLPAKRARRTDEACSDRAGEETTVGCCIGEDRTAVGMTGGKLLEPEAHGDLMAQTIGAVRTKPGRGVRTASVSCSDKLARWNVLGVQGGLLMMLLGRPIYLDGVVVCDGTDHSVVALERAIWGRFERWKEPAMREPFERHHRPVVIAADGGELFAYRKNRPHPTKEAGGKFQPSPCGIVWCDVKERPHEVEVAGRRHGVTKRKLATPAARLQISKIELFNRFARTYRRAQREALHNLTVPSSVEGATQPHTAAADDVGKLSYADAKARSVAYATQWASVRATMFGRWPVKPTSLGGFLSDAS
- the LOC120903356 gene encoding glyoxal reductase-like codes for the protein MRKLLIFGTTSNPVSVITRFFNRSVEVKTMNKTFKLNTGFDIPLAGFGTYQIHGQELIYQVLDYALEAGYRHIDTAVVYRNEEYIGTALKTLLPKYNLKREDIFITSKLISQSGKDEAFVEQMVRKSLANLQTDYLDLYLIHWPGVSGMQVTHPDNVKYRAASWNALSKLQREGCLRSIGVSNYTVKHLKEMLADCKGIVPAVNQVEWHPYYYQPELLEFCRQHGIFLQAYSSLGSSNTAELREDETVQSVAKSLQKTPVQVLLRWAIEQEVGILPKARSRDHIQENVGLEFEIPAEQMKQLNGLRDSVGHKFAWNPETVV
- the LOC120903355 gene encoding tRNA-specific adenosine deaminase 1 isoform X2, coding for MDINLANRIARECLAQFAKLPKAGKPNESFEWTILSAIVLVTPAHQAAPSDIRVVALGTGTKCLPGNELSPRGDRVHDSHAEVLARRACVRYLYEQIEQALLAEEGQPKESIFERQTVAGGGCGKFVLKNGHSFHFFTTHSPCGDASIYEREEDALLPAKRARRTDEACSDRAGEETTVGCCIGEDRTAVGMTGGKLLEPEAHGDLMAQTIGAVRTKPGRGVRTASVSCSDKLARWNVLGVQGGLLMMLLGRPIYLDGVVVCDGTDHSVVALERAIWGRFERWKEPAMREPFERHHRPVVIAADGGELFAYRKNRPHPTKEAGGKFQPSPCGIVWCDVKESEQLHRKIEE